In Manis pentadactyla isolate mManPen7 chromosome 3, mManPen7.hap1, whole genome shotgun sequence, a single window of DNA contains:
- the BAAT gene encoding bile acid-CoA:amino acid N-acyltransferase: MYQLTAIPASALVDEPVHIRAAGLPPLEMVTLKASLKDEKGNLFRSKAYYRANEAGELDLQQSPSLGGDYVGVHPMGLFWSLKPEKSFKRLLKQDVMNSPFWVTLDLCDSVSLDESTMSQPRASQKVQRWFSVPGMQRLQVREGRVRGALFLPPGEGPFPGIIDLFGGIGGLIEFRASLLAARGFAVLALAYIAYEDLPKCPMEVDLEYFEEAANLLLAHPKIQRPGIGVIGVSKGAEIGLAMACFLKQVVATICINGSTAIFHFPLKYKDMVIRPICLFIERIQMDVLGLVRFLHLAGDPQDEQNQQSVLPLEKAQGPILFIVGENDECTKSREYAEQALHRLWSHGRNDGRMLAYPGAGHLIEPPYGPLCYASRNYNTPWPVVWGGDPPAHSAAQEHSWEEIQKFFRQHLVQTRSKL, encoded by the exons ATGTACCAGCTGACAGCCATCCCCGCAAGTGCCCTTGTAGATGAGCCAGTTCACATCCGAGCAGCAGGCCTGCCCCCACTGGAGATGGTGACGCTCAAGGCATCGCTAAAGGATGAGAAAGGGAATCTGTTCCGGTCCAAAGCCTACTATAGGGCTAACGAGGCGGGGGAGCTGGACCTGCAGCAGAGCCCTTCACTTGGGGGCGACTATGTGGGCGTCCACCCGATGGGCCTCTTCTGGTCTCTGAAGCCTGAGAAGTCTTTCAAGAGGCTGTTAAAGCAGGATGTGATGAACAGCCCCTTTTGGGTCACTCTGGACCTCTGTGACTCAGTTAGTCTGGATGAGTCGACCATGAGCCAGCCCAGGGCCAGCCAGAAGGTGCAGCGATGGTTCTCCGTCCCCGGGATGCAGCGGCTGCAGGTCCGAGAAGGTCGCGTGCGAGGAGCCCTTTTTCTACCTCCAG GGGAAGGCCCTTTCCCAGGAATCATTGATTTATTTGGGGGCATTGGGGGTCTGATTGAATTTCGGGCCAGTCTTTTGGCGGCCCGTGGCTTTGCCGTCCTGGCATTAGCCTATATCGCCTATGAAGATCTGCCCAAATGTCCAATGGAGGTGGACCTGGAATATTTTGAGGAAGCTGCCAACTTGCTACTCGCTCATCCCAAG ATCCAAAGGCCAGGAATTGGAGTGATTGGCGTGAGCAAAGGTGCAGAGATCGGGCTGGCCATGGCCTGCTTCTTAAAGCAGGTGGTAGCCACCATCTGCATCAATGGGAGCACTGCCATCTTTCACTTTCCGCTCAAGTATAAGGATATGGTTATAAGGCCCATCTGCTTATTTATAGAACGCATACAGATGGACGTCTTGGGGCTTGTGCGGTTCCTCCACCTTGCCGGGGACCCCCAGGATGAGCAGAATCAGCAGAGTGTGCTTCCTCTTGAAAAGGCCCAGGGTCCGATCCTCTTCATAGTAGGAGAGAATGACGAATGCACCAAAAGCAGAGAATATGCTGAGCAGGCCCTTCACCGGCTGTGGAGCCACGGGAGAAACGATGGAAGGATGCTGGCATATCCTGGGGCAGGCCACCTCATAGAGCCGCCCTATGGGCCCCTGTGCTATGCTTCCCGAAACTACAACACTCCCTGGCCCGTTGTCTGGGGAGGGGACCCTCCCGCTCACTCGGCAGCGCAGGAGCACTCCTGGGAGGAGATCCAGAAATTCTTCAGGCAACACCTTGTTCAGACCAGGAGCAAACTCTGA